From Corynebacterium frankenforstense DSM 45800, the proteins below share one genomic window:
- a CDS encoding NAD(P)-binding protein, producing MTDVAVPRVAVVGAGPAGIVAADRIARALPPLCVDLIDARPAPAGLLRWFRTDRVRLLGNVTVGRDVTAAELASIYDAVLSTVPGVSGTHADTAALLDALGRVEPAGAGDLAALLDERGLAHTTWTAGPGEAVGGLAEWRELTRRATGVPVCV from the coding sequence ATGACCGACGTCGCAGTACCCCGCGTCGCGGTCGTCGGTGCCGGACCGGCCGGCATCGTCGCCGCGGACAGGATCGCCCGAGCCCTGCCGCCGCTGTGTGTGGACCTCATCGACGCCCGCCCCGCCCCCGCCGGCCTGCTGCGCTGGTTCCGCACCGACCGCGTGCGCCTGCTGGGCAACGTCACCGTGGGCCGCGACGTCACCGCCGCCGAGTTGGCCTCGATTTACGACGCCGTGCTGAGCACCGTCCCCGGTGTCTCCGGCACCCACGCCGACACCGCCGCGCTCCTGGACGCGCTCGGGCGCGTGGAGCCGGCGGGCGCCGGCGACCTGGCCGCCCTGCTCGACGAGCGCGGGCTGGCCCACACCACCTGGACCGCCGGGCCGGGCGAGGCCGTCGGCGGGCTCGCGGAGTGGCGCGAGCTCACGCGCCGCGCCACCGGCGTGCCCGTCTGCGTCTAG
- a CDS encoding nitrite/sulfite reductase, giving the protein MAPTTTKVRERKRTPRKKKPEGQWKIDGREPLNDDERIKQADPAFAVRRRVIDVYSKQGFDSIAPEDIAPRFKWLGIYTQRRQDLGGEYTSKLENSELQDRYFMMRVRFDGGLASPEKLRAVGEISRDYARSTADFTDRQNIQLHWIEIENVPAIWEKLESVGLSTMMGCGDVPRVILGSPVAGVAAEEIIDGTPAIREIQEKYLHSGDFDNLPRKFKTAISGHARQDVTHEIQDISFVASVHPEHGPGFACFVGGGLSTNPMLSKSLGVWVPLEEVAEVWAGVAGIFRDYGFRRLRNRARLKFLVAQWGIEKFRQVLEDEYLHRKLIDGPDVGTHPGYRDHIGAYPQKDGKFYLGVKPTVGHTSGEQLIRIAEVAERFGVTRIRTTPEKELLFLDVEREDLTKLSAALDEVGLYAHPSEFRRGIISCTGLEFCKLAHVTTKARAIELVDELEERLGDLDVPLKISLNGCPNSCARTQVSDIGLKGQTVTDADGNRVEGFQVHLGGSMNLDPNFGRKLKGHKVIADELADYVTRVVGRFKEQRHEGEQFREWVVRADEEDIK; this is encoded by the coding sequence ATGGCACCCACCACCACCAAGGTCCGAGAGCGCAAGCGCACCCCGCGCAAGAAGAAGCCCGAGGGCCAGTGGAAGATCGACGGCCGCGAGCCGCTCAACGACGACGAGCGGATCAAGCAGGCCGACCCGGCCTTCGCCGTGCGCCGGCGCGTCATCGACGTCTACTCCAAGCAGGGCTTCGACTCGATCGCCCCGGAGGACATCGCCCCGCGCTTCAAGTGGCTCGGCATCTACACCCAGCGCCGCCAGGACCTCGGCGGCGAGTACACGAGCAAGCTCGAGAACTCCGAGCTGCAGGACCGCTACTTCATGATGCGCGTGCGCTTCGACGGCGGCCTGGCCAGCCCGGAGAAGCTGCGCGCCGTCGGCGAGATCTCGCGCGACTACGCCCGCTCGACCGCCGACTTCACCGACCGGCAGAACATCCAGCTGCACTGGATCGAGATCGAGAACGTCCCGGCGATCTGGGAGAAGCTCGAGAGCGTCGGCCTGTCGACGATGATGGGCTGCGGCGACGTCCCGCGCGTCATCCTCGGCTCGCCGGTGGCCGGCGTGGCCGCCGAGGAGATCATCGACGGCACCCCCGCCATCCGCGAGATCCAGGAGAAGTACCTGCACAGCGGTGACTTCGACAACCTGCCGCGCAAGTTCAAGACCGCCATCTCCGGTCACGCCCGCCAGGACGTCACGCACGAGATCCAGGACATCTCCTTCGTCGCCTCCGTGCACCCCGAGCACGGCCCCGGCTTCGCCTGCTTCGTCGGCGGCGGCCTGTCGACCAACCCGATGCTCTCGAAGTCGCTCGGCGTCTGGGTCCCGCTCGAGGAGGTCGCCGAGGTCTGGGCCGGCGTGGCCGGCATCTTCCGCGACTACGGCTTCCGCCGCCTGCGCAACCGCGCCCGCCTGAAGTTCCTCGTCGCCCAGTGGGGCATCGAGAAGTTCCGCCAGGTCCTAGAGGACGAGTACCTGCACCGCAAGCTCATCGACGGCCCCGACGTGGGCACCCACCCCGGCTACCGCGACCACATCGGCGCCTACCCGCAGAAGGACGGCAAGTTCTACCTGGGCGTCAAGCCCACCGTCGGCCACACCAGTGGCGAGCAGCTGATCCGGATCGCGGAGGTCGCCGAGCGCTTCGGCGTCACCCGCATCCGCACCACCCCGGAGAAGGAGCTGCTCTTCCTCGACGTCGAGCGCGAGGACCTGACCAAGCTCTCGGCGGCCCTCGACGAGGTCGGCCTCTACGCCCACCCCTCCGAGTTCCGCCGCGGCATCATCTCCTGCACCGGCCTGGAGTTCTGCAAGCTCGCCCACGTGACCACGAAGGCCCGCGCCATCGAGCTCGTCGACGAGCTCGAGGAGCGCCTCGGCGACCTCGACGTGCCGCTGAAGATCTCGCTCAACGGCTGCCCGAACTCCTGCGCCCGCACGCAGGTCTCCGACATCGGGCTCAAGGGCCAGACCGTCACCGACGCCGACGGCAACCGCGTCGAGGGCTTCCAGGTCCACCTCGGCGGCTCGATGAACCTCGACCCGAACTTCGGCCGCAAGCTCAAGGGCCACAAGGTCATCGCCGACGAGCTCGCCGACTACGTCACCCGCGTCGTCGGCCGGTTCAAGGAGCAGCGCCACGAGGGCGAGCAGTTCCGCGAGTGGGTCGTGCGCGCCGACGAGGAGGACATCAAGTGA